The segment GGATTTCCACCCGAGCTGGCACGCGCTGCTGGCCCTGTTGCGCAGCCAGCAGCTGCAGGCCCTGCCCTTCGCGCAGCCGCGCGCGGGCGCATGGGTGGCGCGCACCGCCGGCTACTTCCTGCAGGCGCAGGTGGAATCCGGCTCGCTGTGCCCGCCGACCATGACCTTCGCCAGCATCCCGGTGCTGCGCAAGGAAACCGCATTGTTTGCCGAGCTTGAGCCGCGGTTGTATGCGACCGAACACGATGCGCGCGACCTGCCGTGGCGCAGCAAGAGCGCGATCATGATCGGCATGGGCATGACCGAGAAACAGGGCGGCTCGGACGTGCGCGCCAACACCACCGTGGCGCGCGCGGTGCGCGGCGAGGGCCGCGGCGCGGAATACGCGCTGACCGGGCACAAGTGGTTCTTCTCCGCGCCGATGTGCGATGCGCACCTGGTGGTCGCGCGCATGGGCGCCGAAGACGGCCCGCTGTCGTGCTTCTTCGTGCCGCGCTTCCGCGACGACGGCAGCAAGAACGCGGTGCTGATCCAGCGGCTCAAGGACAAGCTAGGCAACCGCTCCAATTCCAGCAGCGAGGTGGAGTTCCGCGACGCCACCGGCATCCTGATCGGCGAGGAAGGCCGCGGCATCCCGACCATCATCGAGATGGCCACCAGCACGCGGCTGGACTGCGTGATCGGCAGTGCCGCGATCCTGCGCGCCGCCTTTGTGCAGGCGCTGCACCATGCGCGCCACCGCAGCGCCTTCGGGCGCCTGCTGGCCGACCAGCCGCTGATGCGCAATGTGCTGGCCGACCTGGCGCTGGAATCCGAAGCGGCCACGCTGCTGATGATGGAACTGGGCCACGCCTTCGAGCACGCTGACGATGATCCGCTCGCGGCGTCGTGGAAGCGCGTGGTCACCCCCGCGGCCAAATTCTGGGTCTGCAAGCGCACGCTGGAAGCCACCGGCGAAGCCATGGAAGTCTGGGGCGGCAACGGCTACGTGGAAGAAGGCCCGATGGCGCGGCTGTACCGCGAGGCGCCGGTCAACTCGATCTGGGAAGGCTCGGGCAACATCATGTGCCTGGACGTGCTGCGCGCGATCCAGCGCAATCCCGACGATGCCGCGCGCTTGCTGCAAGACCTGTCGCGCCGCGCCGGCGGCCATCCGGCGGTGCGCGCGGAACTGGCATCGCTGCAGGCGCTGCTGCGCCAGCCGCCGGAATTGCTGGAAGCCAGCGCCCGACGCTTTGCGCAGGGGTTGGTGCTGACCGCACAGGCCGCGCTGATGCTGGCGCATGCCGATACCGAGAATGCCGAGCTGTTCGTCGCCAGCCGGCTGGGACGGCAGCACGGGCGCGTGTTCGGCACCCTGGATGCGGATGCCGACGTGCTCAAGCGGGTGTTCTCGCGCGGCTTCGAAGGCTAGCGATTCAAGCCTCCATCGATTCCAGCACCCGCAGCATCACGCGCGGCGCAT is part of the Cupriavidus necator genome and harbors:
- a CDS encoding acyl-CoA dehydrogenase family protein; the protein is MTEAATHRVFNQVPDLAHYNLFATDPALRGALERLGGGWHAGTLGQFGARLGEPEVQQWAADANRHTPELHTHSRTGERIDAVDFHPSWHALLALLRSQQLQALPFAQPRAGAWVARTAGYFLQAQVESGSLCPPTMTFASIPVLRKETALFAELEPRLYATEHDARDLPWRSKSAIMIGMGMTEKQGGSDVRANTTVARAVRGEGRGAEYALTGHKWFFSAPMCDAHLVVARMGAEDGPLSCFFVPRFRDDGSKNAVLIQRLKDKLGNRSNSSSEVEFRDATGILIGEEGRGIPTIIEMATSTRLDCVIGSAAILRAAFVQALHHARHRSAFGRLLADQPLMRNVLADLALESEAATLLMMELGHAFEHADDDPLAASWKRVVTPAAKFWVCKRTLEATGEAMEVWGGNGYVEEGPMARLYREAPVNSIWEGSGNIMCLDVLRAIQRNPDDAARLLQDLSRRAGGHPAVRAELASLQALLRQPPELLEASARRFAQGLVLTAQAALMLAHADTENAELFVASRLGRQHGRVFGTLDADADVLKRVFSRGFEG